The proteins below come from a single Candidatus Palauibacter soopunensis genomic window:
- a CDS encoding DUF5916 domain-containing protein has translation MGCRHGAGRAAFVLAALAIDGAGWGLSGQQEGLSPPEGPEATVFRGGVAPAAVDAVRREGALSIDGRLDDQAWQPAPIITDFVQGVPLEGAEPSEPTEVRVVFDDAAIYVAARMYESDPNVIRARLTRRDERGSFDSFKLSLDPNRDGLTGYEFEVSAAGAETDRYLFGDTQEDVNWDAIWDSAVQVDDRGWTVEMRIPLSQIRYEARPGMQTWGINFERRRLETNETDYFALQSRTARGRVSQFGTIDGLQLPRSSRRFEVRPFAVSQYHTAPAAAGNPLFDGTEMEPRGGLDMSMGIGSAFSLDATVYPDFGQVEVDPEVINLTAFETFFPEKRPFFVRDAQIFTFAGSRGGRMGGGKALFFSRRIGREPRGSGPWDADFHAEPHLTSILGAAKLTGRTRSGLSVGALAAVTGREMGQAYFAQADSLGRFVAEPQAEHAVVRLQQDFRGGASKVGVIGTGLKRELPGDGSFDFLPSEAFSFGLDFEHQWGGRRGRDYRLWGFYSGSLVQGSNEALIRLQRNPTHYYQRPDATYLAVDSTATSMFGSDWRVQLEKEGEHWTWGTWVGQQTPGFEVNDFGFLTTGERLDVGGRIGYREIRPGNLFRNYNISLFTYHNFRHSLLEKVRGPDHFRRSYDTGAAWMSGRFTFLNNWAFNLNFSYSPESQSDTQTRGGPLMTEPAEFNVRVDANTDRSRSFHVSPRFSYRVAAQGRGHDFNTGLNISYRPLPNWRFSLGPNYTNRRDAAQYVTRSTVMDYEPTYGTRYLFGDLQRTGFSMETRLNVSFTPDLSLQLYAQPLLSAGDYLGYRQLEAPGSFDFLEYAEGRAYRFNGDVTGCTGGTTCAFNGSRYFDFDGDGTLDYSTRDRDFNIRSLRGNAVFRWEYRPGSELFLVWQHARRESVLLGNFDLNRDLEGLWLAPAENVFIVKVSHYLSI, from the coding sequence ATGGGATGCAGACATGGAGCGGGCCGCGCGGCGTTCGTCCTCGCGGCTCTCGCGATAGACGGGGCGGGGTGGGGGCTTTCCGGGCAGCAGGAGGGACTCTCGCCGCCCGAAGGGCCCGAAGCGACCGTCTTCCGGGGCGGCGTGGCGCCGGCGGCCGTGGACGCGGTGCGTCGCGAGGGGGCGCTCTCGATCGACGGGCGCCTCGACGATCAGGCGTGGCAGCCGGCCCCCATCATCACCGATTTCGTCCAGGGCGTGCCCCTGGAGGGCGCGGAGCCGTCCGAGCCGACCGAGGTGCGGGTCGTGTTCGACGACGCGGCGATCTACGTCGCCGCGCGGATGTACGAAAGCGACCCGAACGTGATCCGGGCGCGCCTCACCCGTCGGGATGAGCGCGGTTCCTTCGATTCCTTCAAACTCTCCCTCGATCCGAATCGGGACGGGCTGACCGGCTACGAGTTCGAGGTCAGCGCCGCGGGCGCGGAGACGGACCGGTACCTGTTCGGCGACACCCAGGAGGACGTGAACTGGGATGCGATCTGGGACTCCGCCGTGCAGGTCGACGACCGGGGGTGGACCGTGGAGATGCGGATCCCGCTCTCCCAGATCCGCTACGAAGCGCGTCCCGGCATGCAGACCTGGGGAATCAACTTCGAGCGGCGGCGGCTCGAGACGAACGAGACGGACTACTTCGCCCTGCAGTCGCGCACGGCCCGGGGGCGGGTGAGCCAGTTCGGCACGATCGACGGATTGCAGCTCCCGCGGTCGAGCCGGAGGTTCGAGGTTCGGCCTTTCGCCGTGTCCCAGTACCACACCGCCCCGGCGGCGGCGGGAAACCCGCTGTTCGACGGCACCGAGATGGAGCCGCGCGGCGGCCTCGACATGAGCATGGGGATCGGCTCCGCCTTCAGCCTCGATGCGACGGTCTACCCCGACTTCGGGCAGGTCGAGGTGGATCCCGAGGTCATCAACCTCACGGCCTTCGAGACGTTCTTCCCCGAGAAGCGCCCCTTCTTCGTGCGCGACGCGCAGATCTTCACCTTCGCCGGCTCGCGCGGCGGCCGCATGGGCGGCGGCAAGGCGCTCTTCTTCAGCCGGCGGATCGGGCGGGAGCCGCGGGGGTCCGGGCCCTGGGACGCGGACTTCCACGCCGAGCCCCACCTGACGTCGATCCTGGGGGCGGCGAAGCTCACGGGCCGGACGCGGAGCGGTCTCTCCGTCGGCGCGCTGGCGGCCGTGACCGGACGTGAGATGGGGCAGGCGTACTTCGCGCAGGCCGATTCGCTGGGACGGTTCGTCGCCGAACCCCAGGCCGAGCATGCGGTCGTGAGGCTGCAGCAGGACTTTCGCGGGGGCGCGAGCAAGGTCGGCGTCATCGGCACCGGGCTGAAGCGGGAACTGCCCGGGGACGGATCGTTCGACTTCCTCCCCTCGGAGGCGTTCAGCTTCGGGCTCGATTTCGAACACCAGTGGGGCGGACGCCGCGGCCGCGACTACCGCCTGTGGGGCTTCTACTCGGGCAGCCTCGTGCAGGGGTCGAATGAGGCGCTGATCCGGCTGCAGCGCAATCCAACCCACTACTACCAGCGCCCCGACGCCACCTACCTCGCGGTCGACTCCACGGCCACGTCCATGTTCGGGAGCGACTGGCGCGTGCAGCTCGAGAAGGAGGGCGAGCACTGGACGTGGGGCACATGGGTGGGCCAGCAAACCCCCGGCTTCGAGGTCAACGACTTCGGTTTCCTCACCACGGGCGAACGGCTCGACGTGGGAGGTCGGATCGGGTACCGGGAGATCAGACCGGGCAATCTGTTCCGCAACTACAACATCAGCCTCTTCACGTACCACAATTTCCGTCATTCGCTGCTCGAGAAGGTGCGGGGGCCGGACCACTTCCGCCGGTCCTACGACACGGGCGCCGCGTGGATGAGCGGAAGGTTCACGTTCCTCAACAACTGGGCCTTCAACCTCAACTTCTCGTACTCGCCCGAGTCCCAGTCCGACACGCAGACGCGCGGGGGCCCGCTCATGACCGAGCCCGCGGAGTTCAACGTCCGGGTAGACGCGAATACGGACCGGAGCCGGTCGTTTCACGTGTCGCCGCGTTTCTCGTACCGCGTCGCGGCGCAGGGGCGGGGACACGACTTCAACACGGGCCTGAACATCTCCTACCGGCCGCTCCCCAACTGGCGGTTCTCGCTGGGCCCGAACTACACGAACAGGCGGGACGCCGCGCAGTACGTGACCCGGTCGACGGTTATGGACTACGAGCCGACGTACGGCACGCGATACCTGTTCGGGGATCTCCAGCGGACGGGGTTCTCGATGGAGACCCGGTTGAACGTGTCCTTCACGCCCGACCTCAGCCTCCAGCTCTACGCGCAGCCGCTCCTGTCGGCGGGCGACTATCTCGGCTACCGGCAGCTCGAAGCTCCCGGATCGTTCGACTTCCTCGAATACGCCGAGGGACGGGCCTACCGCTTCAACGGCGACGTCACCGGCTGCACGGGCGGGACGACGTGCGCCTTCAACGGTTCGCGCTATTTCGACTTCGACGGCGACGGCACGCTGGACTACTCGACGCGCGACCGCGATTTCAACATCCGTTCGTTGCGAGGCAACGCGGTGTTCCGTTGGGAGTACCGTCCGGGTTCCGAGCTCTTCCTCGTCTGGCAGCATGCGCGCCGGGAAAGCGTCCTGCTCGGCAACTTCGACCTCAACCGGGACCTCGAGGGGCTGTGGCTGGCGCCGGCCGAGAACGTCTTTATCGTCAAGGTGAGCCACTACCTCTCCATCTGA
- the menC gene encoding o-succinylbenzoate synthase, translated as MPTSPLYLTKVTLREIELPLRERFIISSGWVENRRILLLELRDASGATAWSECVCGEQPNYSPETVDTARLALRRWLLPRVLGRELEGPETVRPLLDEGVQGHPMAKAAIEMGIWGLSAEVRGVPLSELVGGTRGRVATGISLGLQPSPAALVEKARQAVDEGYGKVKLKISPEKDIEYVGAVREALGPDRDLAVDANAAYTLDDADRLAELDAFGLIMIEQPLAAGDLVRHARLQERLATPVCLDESIVDPASCEDMLALGSGRIVNIKPGRVGGFLNSREIHDISARAGVPVWCGGMLESGIGRAYNVALASMPNFRLPGDLSPSARYWERDIVTPEWTMSADGFVTVPRDRPGLGVDVDIERVKALTRRSETIAAGGVRVPA; from the coding sequence TTGCCGACGAGTCCTCTGTACCTGACGAAAGTGACGCTTCGGGAGATCGAACTCCCGCTCCGGGAGCGGTTTATCATCTCATCCGGCTGGGTCGAGAACCGCCGGATCCTCCTGCTCGAACTCCGAGACGCGAGCGGCGCCACGGCCTGGTCGGAATGCGTGTGCGGGGAGCAGCCGAACTATTCTCCCGAGACCGTGGACACCGCGCGGCTGGCGCTGCGGCGCTGGCTCCTGCCGCGGGTGCTGGGGCGGGAACTCGAGGGCCCGGAGACGGTCAGGCCCCTCCTCGATGAAGGCGTTCAAGGGCACCCGATGGCCAAGGCGGCGATCGAGATGGGGATCTGGGGCCTGAGCGCCGAAGTGAGAGGCGTCCCCCTGTCCGAACTCGTCGGAGGGACCCGCGGTCGGGTGGCGACGGGCATCTCGCTCGGCCTCCAGCCCTCGCCCGCCGCGCTCGTCGAGAAGGCGCGGCAGGCGGTCGACGAGGGCTACGGCAAGGTCAAGCTCAAGATCAGTCCGGAGAAGGACATCGAGTACGTCGGGGCGGTGCGCGAGGCGCTGGGGCCCGACCGTGACCTCGCCGTCGACGCGAACGCCGCGTACACGCTGGACGACGCGGACCGCCTCGCGGAACTCGACGCCTTCGGCCTGATCATGATCGAGCAGCCGCTGGCGGCCGGCGACCTCGTGCGCCACGCCCGGCTCCAGGAACGGCTCGCGACGCCCGTCTGCCTCGATGAGTCGATCGTGGACCCGGCGTCGTGCGAGGACATGCTCGCGCTCGGCAGCGGGCGGATCGTGAACATCAAGCCGGGTCGGGTTGGCGGATTCCTGAACTCCCGTGAGATCCACGACATCTCGGCACGAGCCGGGGTTCCGGTCTGGTGCGGGGGGATGCTCGAGAGCGGGATCGGGCGGGCGTACAACGTCGCGCTGGCTTCGATGCCGAACTTCCGGCTTCCCGGCGACCTGTCGCCGAGCGCCCGCTACTGGGAACGCGACATCGTCACCCCTGAATGGACGATGAGCGCGGACGGCTTCGTGACGGTGCCGCGCGACCGGCCGGGGCTCGGCGTGGACGTGGACATCGAGCGCGTGAAAGCGCTCACGCGGCGGAGCGAGACGATCGCCGCCGGCGGCGTCCGCGTTCCGGCGTGA